GGCAAACGCCATGACAGTCACCTGCACCAATTGCAGCGATAAAATCCTACAAATGCTGGAGCGGGTCACCAATATTGAACAGCTTGAATCCATGTACCGGACTTATGCGGAAGAAATGATGCAGACCCAGCAGCAAATTATGATGGTGAAGCAAAATATTGATCAGTACGTCAACATGGTCAAGAACACCATACGCC
This DNA window, taken from Marinifilum sp. JC120, encodes the following:
- a CDS encoding conjugal transfer protein TrbJ, coding for MKSIILSLLLVLTTLSPANAMTVTCTNCSDKILQMLERVTNIEQLESMYRTYAEEMMQTQQQIMMVKQNIDQYVNMVKNTIR